A section of the Hevea brasiliensis isolate MT/VB/25A 57/8 chromosome 17, ASM3005281v1, whole genome shotgun sequence genome encodes:
- the LOC110640922 gene encoding uncharacterized protein LOC110640922 isoform X1, protein MEDSKLCSSSEIIETDESCTIVLELPENDPFFDKKKNLLHNKGFDVREHVQLQSITCPDSIATMLEKILEIARITHLDEVELYFCKVDECSSVEYCSPRNEVEALNSILALVDSLLSRQTRTEMNALQAFQDAIVDRLEKFVDKNREESRIDKSYSCDKEKRIAEWGEINGIKSRLEIVYVEGAGRGGIATKDLKVGDIALEIPVSIIISEDLVHQSDMFHILGKIDGISSETMLLLWSMKERHHCNSKFKIYFDTLPKEFNTGLSFGVAAIMALDGTLLLEEIMQAKEHLRNHYDELVPALCHNYPDVFPPELYTWEQFLWACELWYSNSMKVMFLDGKLRTCLIPIAGFLNHSLHPHIIHYGKVDSITNTLKFPLSRPCRIGQQCCLSYGNFSSSHLLAFYGFIPQGDNPYDVIPLDFDAGELDPIEDCPVSSQTTHMVRGTWLSKNHNLFHYGLPCPLLNFLRRARSPTLHTKTITQSNLEIEIEILEVLQSTFNNMMENLGDTDPVDRENATWDVKLALEFKDLQRRIVSSILTSCDSGLKLVQNEFSRSVVEE, encoded by the exons ATGGAGGATTCTAAG CTGTGTTCTTCAAGCGAGATCATAGAGACAGATGAGAGCTGTACAATAGTCCTTGAACTTCCTGAAAATGACCCTTTTTTTGATAAAAAGAAG AATTTACTGCATAATAAGGGTTTTGATGTCCGGGAACATGTACAGCTCCAGAGCATTACATGTCCTGATTCAATTGCTACCATGTTGGAAAAAATTCTTGAGATAGCAAGAATTACACACTTGGATGAG GTAGAACTTTATTTTTGTAAAGTTGATGAATGTTCATCAGTGGAATATTGTAGCCCCAGAAATGAGGTGGAAGCTCTTAATTCAATCCTAGCACTCGTTGACAGCTTGCTGTCTCGTCAAACACGCACGGAAATGAATGCCTTGCAAGCCTTTCAAGATGCAATTGTTGATAGGTTGGAGAAATTTGTGGACAAGAACAGAGAGGAGAGTAGAATAGATAAAAGCTACAGTTGTGACAAAGAAAAAAGGATAGCAGAATGGGGTGAAATCAATGGCATAAAATCAAGATTGGAGATTGTCT ATGTTGAAGGAGCTGGTAGAGGAGGCATTGCAACAAAAGATCTGAAAGTTGGGGATATTGCCTTGGAGATTCCTGTGTCTATTATAATTTCTGAGGATCTTGTGCATCAATCTGACATG TTTCATATATTGGGGAAGATTGATGGGATCTCATCTGAGACTATGTTGTTGCTATGGAGCATGAAAGAGAGGCATCATTGTAATTCAAAATTCAAGATTTACTTTGATACACTGCCAAAAGAATTTAATACAG GGCTGAGCTTTGGAGTTGCTGCAATTATGGCTTTGGATGGAACTTTGTTATTAGAGGAGATAATGCAAGCAAAAGAG CATTTGCGCAATCATTATGATGAGTTGGTTCCTGCACTATGCCATAATTATCCAGACGTATTTCCACCAGAGCTCTATACATGGGAGCAGTTCTTATGGGCTTGTGAACTCTGGTACTCCAATAGCATGAAAGTCATGTTTCTTGATGGAAAGCTAAGGACTTGCTTGATTCCTATTGCAGGCTTTCTTAACCATTCA CTCCACCCACATATCATTCACTATGGCAAAGTAGATTCTATAACAAATACATTGAAATTCCCACTGTCAAGGCCTTGCCGTATTGGACAACAATGCTGTCTTAGCTATGGGAACTTCTCTAGTTCACATCTACTTGCATTCTATGGCTTCATACCACAAGGAGACAATCCATATGATGTAATTCCATTAG ATTTTGATGCTGGTGAGCTGGACCCTATAGAGGATTGCCCGGTGTCTAGCCAAACTACTCACATGGTCCGGGGTACATGGCTCTCAAAGAACCATAATCTATTCCATTATGGTTTGCCATGTCCATTGCTAAATTTTCTACGGAGAGCTCGGAGTCCTACACTGCACACTAAGACCATT ACGCAATCAAACTTGGAAATAGAAATAGAAATTCTGGAAGTCCTGCAGTCCACTTTCAATAATATGATGGAAAATCTTGGTGACACTGACCCCGTTGACAG AGAAAATGCTACTTGGGATGTTAAGCTGGCATTAGAATTCAAAGATCTGCAAAGACGAATCGTCTCCTCGATTTTAACTTCATGTGATTCTGGTCTCAAGTTGGTGCAAAATGAATTTTCCAGGTCTGTAGTCGAGGAGTGA
- the LOC110640922 gene encoding uncharacterized protein LOC110640922 isoform X2, whose translation MEDSKLCSSSEIIETDESCTIVLELPENDPFFDKKKNLLHNKGFDVREHVQLQSITCPDSIATMLEKILEIARITHLDEVELYFCKVDECSSVEYCSPRNEVEALNSILALVDSLLSRQTRTEMNALQAFQDAIVDRLEKFVDKNREESRIDKSYSCDKEKRIAEWGEINGIKSRLEIVYVEGAGRGGIATKDLKVGDIALEIPVSIIISEDLVHQSDMFHILGKIDGISSETMLLLWSMKERHHCNSKFKIYFDTLPKEFNTGLSFGVAAIMALDGTLLLEEIMQAKEHLRNHYDELVPALCHNYPDVFPPELYTWEQFLWACELWYSNSMKVMFLDGKLRTCLIPIAGFLNHSLHPHIIHYGKVDSITNTLKFPLSRPCRIGQQCCLSYGNFSSSHLLAFYGFIPQGDNPYDVIPLDFDAGELDPIEDCPVSSQTTHMVRGTWLSKNHNLFHYGLPCPLLNFLRRARSPTLHTKTIVIFSVSCSILSLCKYFPSNWCQYGWIVCCYAYAIKLGNRNRNSGSPAVHFQ comes from the exons ATGGAGGATTCTAAG CTGTGTTCTTCAAGCGAGATCATAGAGACAGATGAGAGCTGTACAATAGTCCTTGAACTTCCTGAAAATGACCCTTTTTTTGATAAAAAGAAG AATTTACTGCATAATAAGGGTTTTGATGTCCGGGAACATGTACAGCTCCAGAGCATTACATGTCCTGATTCAATTGCTACCATGTTGGAAAAAATTCTTGAGATAGCAAGAATTACACACTTGGATGAG GTAGAACTTTATTTTTGTAAAGTTGATGAATGTTCATCAGTGGAATATTGTAGCCCCAGAAATGAGGTGGAAGCTCTTAATTCAATCCTAGCACTCGTTGACAGCTTGCTGTCTCGTCAAACACGCACGGAAATGAATGCCTTGCAAGCCTTTCAAGATGCAATTGTTGATAGGTTGGAGAAATTTGTGGACAAGAACAGAGAGGAGAGTAGAATAGATAAAAGCTACAGTTGTGACAAAGAAAAAAGGATAGCAGAATGGGGTGAAATCAATGGCATAAAATCAAGATTGGAGATTGTCT ATGTTGAAGGAGCTGGTAGAGGAGGCATTGCAACAAAAGATCTGAAAGTTGGGGATATTGCCTTGGAGATTCCTGTGTCTATTATAATTTCTGAGGATCTTGTGCATCAATCTGACATG TTTCATATATTGGGGAAGATTGATGGGATCTCATCTGAGACTATGTTGTTGCTATGGAGCATGAAAGAGAGGCATCATTGTAATTCAAAATTCAAGATTTACTTTGATACACTGCCAAAAGAATTTAATACAG GGCTGAGCTTTGGAGTTGCTGCAATTATGGCTTTGGATGGAACTTTGTTATTAGAGGAGATAATGCAAGCAAAAGAG CATTTGCGCAATCATTATGATGAGTTGGTTCCTGCACTATGCCATAATTATCCAGACGTATTTCCACCAGAGCTCTATACATGGGAGCAGTTCTTATGGGCTTGTGAACTCTGGTACTCCAATAGCATGAAAGTCATGTTTCTTGATGGAAAGCTAAGGACTTGCTTGATTCCTATTGCAGGCTTTCTTAACCATTCA CTCCACCCACATATCATTCACTATGGCAAAGTAGATTCTATAACAAATACATTGAAATTCCCACTGTCAAGGCCTTGCCGTATTGGACAACAATGCTGTCTTAGCTATGGGAACTTCTCTAGTTCACATCTACTTGCATTCTATGGCTTCATACCACAAGGAGACAATCCATATGATGTAATTCCATTAG ATTTTGATGCTGGTGAGCTGGACCCTATAGAGGATTGCCCGGTGTCTAGCCAAACTACTCACATGGTCCGGGGTACATGGCTCTCAAAGAACCATAATCTATTCCATTATGGTTTGCCATGTCCATTGCTAAATTTTCTACGGAGAGCTCGGAGTCCTACACTGCACACTAAGACCATTGTAATTTTCTCTGTATCGTGTTCTATACTGTCCCTATGCAAATATTTTCCCAGCAATTGGTGTCAATATGGGTGGATTGTTTGTTGTTATGCCT ACGCAATCAAACTTGGAAATAGAAATAGAAATTCTGGAAGTCCTGCAGTCCACTTTCAATAA
- the LOC110640917 gene encoding AAA-ATPase At5g57480 has product MREYWTSFASLLGVLAFCQTLVQVIFPPELRFAFIKLFNRILNTFSSYFYFDITEIDGVNTNELYNAVQLYLSSSVSISGTRLSLTRALNSSAITFGLTNNDSIFDTFNGVTVHWEHVVTQRQAQTFSWRPLPEEKRGFTLRIKKKDKSLILDSYLDYIMERANDIRRRNQDRLLYTNSRGGSLDSRGHPWESVPFKHPSTFDTLAMDPVKKQEIMEDLKDFGNGQAFYQKTGRAWKRGYLLYGPPGTGKSSMIAAMANYLGYDIYDLELTEVHTNSELRKLLMKTTSKSLIVIEDIDCSINLSNRKKSNNNGNSMGRSYYDPEMRSGSGCSGGAGGEEGGNSITLSGLLNFTDGLWSCCGSERIFVFTTNHIEKLDPALLRSGRMDMHIFMSYCSFPALKILLKNYLGNKESDLDDKILKELEDVIDKAEMTPADVSEVLIKYRRNKDRAVRELLGALKERAEKNLKNGGLRDKNLNAVEEEEEEEEEQEKRALESPKEGCDCEKENCKKEAEEEEKIK; this is encoded by the coding sequence atgagagAATATTGGACCTCTTTTGCTTCTCTTCTTGGTGTTTTGGCCTTCTGCCAAACTCTCGTCCAAGTTATCTTCCCACCTGAGCTCCGTTTTGCCTTTATCAAACTCTTCAACCGGATCTTGAACACTTTCTCTTCTTATTTCTACTTCGATATCACTGAAATCGATGGTGTTAATACCAACGAGCTTTATAACGCCGTTCAGCTTTATCTCAGCTCCTCCGTCTCCATCTCCGGCACCCGCTTGAGCCTCACCCGGGCTCTTAACTCCAGCGCCATCACTTTTGGCCTCACAAATAATGACTCCATTTTTGATACTTTCAATGGTGTCACCGTCCACTGGGAGCACGTCGTCACTCAAAGGCAAGCTCAGACATTCTCTTGGCGGCCATTGCCTGAGGAGAAGAGAGGCTTCACTCTTCGAATCAAGAAAAAGGACAAGTCTTTGATTCTTGATTCGTATCTGGATTACATTATGGAGAGAGCGAATGATATCAGAAGGAGAAATCAAGACCGCTTGTTGTATACCAACTCGAGGGGTGGGTCGTTGGACTCCAGAGGCCATCCATGGGAATCTGTTCCTTTCAAGCATCCGAGCACTTTCGATACTTTGGCCATGGACCCAGTGAAGAAGCAGGAGATTATGGAAGATTTGAAAGATTTCGGTAATGGGCAAGCCTTCTATCAGAAAACTGGGAGGGCATGGAAGAGAGGTTATTTGCTTTATGGACCGCCTGGTACTGGCAAATCTAGTATGATTGCTGCCATGGCTAATTATCTTGGTTACGATATTTATGATCTTGAATTGACTGAGGTTCACACCAACTCAGAGCTTAGGAAACTTCTGATGAAGACAACTTCCAAATCCTTAATTGTTATTGAGGATATTGATTGTTCTATTAATTTGAGCAACAGAAAGAAGAGCAACAACAATGGCAATTCCATGGGAAGAAGCTACTATGACCCAGAAATGCGATCTGGGTCTGGTTGTAGCGGTGGTGCTGGTGGTGAAGAAGGTGGGAATTCAATAACTTTATCTGGGTTATTGAATTTCACAGATGGGTTGTGGTCATGTTGTGGAAGTGAAAGGATTTTTGTATTCACTACCAACCACATTGAGAAACTTGATCCTGCATTGCTAAGGAGTGGAAGGATGGACATGCATATTTTCATGAGTTACTGTTCATTTCCAGcactgaaaattttattgaaaaattatttgggGAATAAAGAGAGTGATTTAGATGATAAGATTCTCAAGGAATTGGAAGACGTTATTGATAAGGCAGAGATGACTCCTGCTGATGTTAGTGAGGTTTTGATTAAGTACAGGCGAAACAAAGACAGGGCGGTGAGAGAATTGCTTGGAGCATTGAAGGAAAGAGCTGAGAAGAATTTAAAGAATGGAGGTCTCAGGGACAAGAATTTGAATGctgtggaagaagaagaagaagaagaggaagagcaAGAGAAGAGAGCTTTAGAGAGTCCTAAAGAGGGTTGTGACTGTGAAAAGGAAAACTGCAAGAAAGAAGCAGAGGAAGAAGAGAAGATTAAGTGA